The nucleotide sequence CCGGGGGAGCGGATTCAGGTTTTCCAGTATCAGGTAAGGTAGCTGTTCGTGTGTCGAATTTTGCAGGTGAAACTCCTCAGGAATGGTACCCTGGTCGATGGTTTTCCAGCCCTCGATTTCCTGCTTCTGGTCTGTCTGCAGGATGACATATTTGATGCTCATCAGATCCAGCAGTGGCTTTCTTGCCGTTAAGAGATCGGGTGATTTGAATCCCGCCATCATCGCAGCGGCATCCGGTTGCGGGAACGCAGCCGCGGCCAGCAGTCCGAGCCGTGTGAGCGGCACCGGATCGTACCCCTGGATTTTCATGATTTGATGTTGCCAGGCTTCGCGGTCGCTGAGTAGTTTCTGGTTTACGAGCACACGATGTTCGCCCAGGTTTGCCTTGAGAAACGTAATCAGTTTTGTTTCTCCCCGGAATGAGCTTTGAGGAACAGTCCGCAGGATCTGATACGCATGGGTACTGAGTTCCCAGGTGCAGATCAGGCTGAGAAGCAGTGTGCCCGCGATCGCTGATTTGCGGGAAAAACTGGCCAGGAAGAGTGTTATGAACACTGTCGTGATTGCTGCAAAGAACCAGGCGAGTTGAATTCGGAATGTCTGTTTTGTTCCCATATTGAACGTGATTTCGCCTTGGGACTGGAAGAGCTGATAACCCACCAGCAGCAGGACCGCGGTCAAGCCAATGCCGATGATGAGTCGCAAGAGCTTCCTGTGCTGACTCTGTGAGAGTCGAAAGAGGGATTCACATCCAAATCCGGCCAGCATGGCGACTGCCAGTGAGCAGAGCCAGAGCAGACGCACGGGAAGTCGAAACATGGAGAATCCCGGGATCAGATTATAACACAGTGTATAGAAAGGGAGATGGGGACCAAAGGCGAGCAGCAAGGCAGCCAGGCCGATCAGCGTGAGTCGAATAACATTTCGATTTCGGAAGAACACCCCCGTTCCCAGCAAAGCCAGCAACAGTGGCAGACAGCCAAACGAACAGAGGGCTTCCCAGTAAAACTGTCCAGGACCCTGGTAATGATCGGGGTGGCCCCACACAAACGGATCGATCAACTGCAGGAGGCTGTATCGATTCAAGCTTCCCTGGTACAAGGCAGCCATGTCAATCCCGCTGGCGCGAACCGCCTGCTTCGTATAGATGAAAACGGGGATCAGGTCGATGGCGACCAGTCCGGCCACAAAGAGGCTGACTAATATCCAGCCTTTGAATCTTGTACCGGGCGTACTCATTGTGACGGGGCTGTCAGAAGTGATTTTTTCCTGGCCTCTGGTGCTGGTCTGGGGTTTCTGCAGCATGAAATCCACCAGGCATTCGATGGTCAGGGAGAGGCTGAGAAACAACAGCAGGTAGTACAGTTCCTGAACATGGCCACAGAAGAAGGAGAGTGAGATGAAAATTGCCAGGAGTGGGACCGCTTTTCTGCTGCCTTCCCGCAGGAGTTCATAGCCATATAAGATCCAGGGGAACCAGGAAATTTGTGTGACTGATGTGAAATGCCCTTCGCCTGTTTTTGCCAGAAAATAGGGGGCGGCAAGAAAGACGATCCCGGACAGGAGCGCGCTGAAAAAACTCAGTTTATATTTTCGACCCAGTAGAAAGGCACCCAGGCCGGCCCACCAGTGGTGCAGCACCAGCGACCAGCTGATGGTATTCACGGCATTCGTAAAAAAGAACAGCCAGTTACCAGGATAGAACAGGGACGACTGCGGCGTTCCCAGCCAGGGCATGCCCAGAAGTGAGTACGGATTCCAGTAAGGAAGCTGCTGGAACTGTTCCCAACAGATTTTCTGATAGCTTTTAAAGGCAATGAACTGACTGGTCGTGTCGTTATAGCCCTGACTCTGAGGTCCGACCAGCACGTCGGCTGGCTGACTTACCAGTGGCAAAAAACAGGCTCCCGTAGCAATGGTCAGGAGCAATGCAGCGATCAGATTTTGATACAGTCTGGATTTCATGTGTAAAGTTTCATCTCAACCTGGAGCGGAGAAACCATCAGAAAGACAAAAGCATTGTAAAGGTTCTGATACATCACAGGACAAAACGATTGCGAACAGATACATTTTCCACGAAAGGAAAGTCGTTTCGGGAGTAAAGTTCGGTAATCGAGAGCCTGTCGCCGGTAACGGTCGGAAGCGGATTTAAGAGCACAGTTCGTGCCAAGCCGTCCCGTGCACAGGATGAATTCAAGGCAATCAATCCGCAGGCAATCAGCTGCTGCCAGGCGGCAACCTGCTACCGGGGTGTGATTCAGTCCCGATTGGGGGGCTGGAGTCCATGCGGCTCTGTAATTTTGCCGTACAATTCGGGACGTCGATCGGCCAGGCGATGAATCACATGTTTATCGGGGACACGGTCGACCCGCTTATTGCGGGCCAGGGCCGGATCTATAATCGCATAGAGAATTTCCGGGTCCGTACCTGTGGATGTGGCAATCGTTTCTCCTGCCGTACCCGTAATGCGACTCTTGCCGATAAACTCAAAACCACGTTCTGCCCCGATGCGGTTAATGGCACAGTAGTAGATGCCGTTTTCCATCGATCGTGTATTGATGGCATGCTCGGCGACATGATTCGCGCCGGTGGGCCAGTTGGTCGGCAGGACGATCAGATCGGCTCCCTCGATCGTCATGATACGCGATGATTCGGGAAACGCACTGTCATAACAGATATTGAGACCAATGTTTGCTTCGGGATGTGAGTAAACTGCAAAATCACGGTCGCCAGGGGTCGCAAAGCGATCGACTCCCAGGTAGGGCAAATGAATTTTTCGATAGCTGCCCAGGACACCTTCCGGTGTAATCAGAACAGCCGCGTTATACACACCCTGCTCTGCCTGTTCCAGCATCCCGACGACGACGGAGTGGTTCAGTTCCCGACAGATTTCCTGCAGTCTGTCGGTGGAGGGACCGGGAATCGATTCTGCATAAGGCAGGGCTTCTTCGAGGCTGGCAAAACAATAACCAGTCAGCGCACATTCGGGAAACACGGTGAGACTGGCTCCTGCGGCAGCAGTCTCTTTGATTTTCTCGATTATACGGCTCAGATTTCCCTCTTTGTCCATGAGAGAAATATCCATTTGCACGCCGGCGATTTTCATTGAGTGCGGTCCTCAGAATTCCGAATAAATGAATATACCAATTCAGGCAGAATACTGATTATAGGAGTCTGCGCTGCAGGTTTCCATCGTTTCTGTTCAAGGTGCAGTTGAATCAAAGTCGTTCTGTCGTTCTGAAGGGAGATGCCTGCTGGACCGGGGCATCGATTTTTTCCACGGGCGCAGTCTGTTGAGGTGGGATGAGCACCCCTGAATCGACTAGTGTGATATAGGTCATCGTCAGGAGAATCGCATAGGCGACGGCGTTACCAAACAGACCTTTTCCAAACCATTTGATCGCAGTGCCCGAGGATTTCTTCAATCGGATGCTCACTCCCTTACGTTCCACGCTGTAAACTTCATCCAGAACCAGATGAGAGAGAAAACCAAGCGAGATTCCACCGGCCATCAGAAATTTGACGGTAAAGGAATCGCTGAAATAAGCCAGAAAGACCGTTTCCCCGGCGATGATCAATGCCGGGATGCTGTGGAACATACCGCGATGGACTGCAAACTTACTGAGGATGGCGGCGGCACCATAACGAACGGCAGCATAGGTGACGACGGCCATCAGAATCGCGTTGTCCGGGTCGGCCCCTTTATGAATCATGCAACGCATGGCAACGAATGAGGCGACAGCCGCGGTCAGGGAGAACAGTTCTTTGATCGGGCGGCCTGTTTCGGAATCCAGATCCGGCAGCATACCACCCACCCAGGTCAGTACACCGGCCAGAATGCCCTGTGTCGGCGTAAATCCCATGAACAGGCTGGCGGCTGTGCCGTAGCCGATTCCCAGTAAGCCGCTGACGCTGATATGTTCCGTGTAACCGGCCATCGTCTCTTCCCTGAATGTTACGGTGTGATTCCGGAATGTTGGTAGCTAAGTCCTTGCTGAGTCAATCGTAGCAAACTTGGGGTACATGGATCAATGGGAGTTCAAATCACTGGTTTTGAGGCGGAAATCGGCTGCTGGGACCTGATCTGGTTCAGGTTGTTCATCTGCGTGCGGTCTGGTGAGATCGGGTAGAATTGACGATGAGTATTTTTCTTCTCTGTTCATACGGAAATGTTCGCGCGGTATCGGAAGATCAATGCTCGACCGAGAGAAAGCGATTTCTTTGAGTATCAGGAGGTATTTTGATGGCCTGTTTTTTCTGCTTCCGTGATGAAGGACTATTTTGTGGAGTGGCACGAGTGAGTCAAGAGGATCTGAACAAAATCGGGTGGCGATACAGGGTGACACAGGCGCGACCTGCTGCGATGCCGGGGCGGTTCTGTGGTGATAGCCTGCGATGTGCGGCGACCCGCAGGCATACATTGGTAACTGGTGCGGTTATGCGAACTGAAAATCTGGAAAAAAGGACCGAAAAACGGGTGCAGACTACGAACAACTGTCGCGTGTTTCAGTGCACTGTAAACTGGTCACGCGCGCGACCCAATTTAGCGCTTATCATGTTTCGCGGCGCAGCGGCGTCAAGTCGAATATTTTCAGTCTATGCTGCTGGATTACGAAGTTGGGTTCATCGCAGGCTGAAA is from Gimesia maris and encodes:
- a CDS encoding YfhO family protein, whose protein sequence is MKSRLYQNLIAALLLTIATGACFLPLVSQPADVLVGPQSQGYNDTTSQFIAFKSYQKICWEQFQQLPYWNPYSLLGMPWLGTPQSSLFYPGNWLFFFTNAVNTISWSLVLHHWWAGLGAFLLGRKYKLSFFSALLSGIVFLAAPYFLAKTGEGHFTSVTQISWFPWILYGYELLREGSRKAVPLLAIFISLSFFCGHVQELYYLLLFLSLSLTIECLVDFMLQKPQTSTRGQEKITSDSPVTMSTPGTRFKGWILVSLFVAGLVAIDLIPVFIYTKQAVRASGIDMAALYQGSLNRYSLLQLIDPFVWGHPDHYQGPGQFYWEALCSFGCLPLLLALLGTGVFFRNRNVIRLTLIGLAALLLAFGPHLPFYTLCYNLIPGFSMFRLPVRLLWLCSLAVAMLAGFGCESLFRLSQSQHRKLLRLIIGIGLTAVLLLVGYQLFQSQGEITFNMGTKQTFRIQLAWFFAAITTVFITLFLASFSRKSAIAGTLLLSLICTWELSTHAYQILRTVPQSSFRGETKLITFLKANLGEHRVLVNQKLLSDREAWQHQIMKIQGYDPVPLTRLGLLAAAAFPQPDAAAMMAGFKSPDLLTARKPLLDLMSIKYVILQTDQKQEIEGWKTIDQGTIPEEFHLQNSTHEQLPYLILENLNPLPRAYLTGDIKLFNANQPGQKIVAALSEVQPRNEVLLQQDVLPRGKRQAFSVATISHATPSQLTIEASLTSPGYLMMSDIYYPGWTARTGSQDLPVLPADYSLRAIPLPAGEHQIELSYIPPGFQIGRIISITALVLLLIQLLGAFRKPHSKQPASAVADL
- a CDS encoding carbon-nitrogen hydrolase family protein — its product is MKIAGVQMDISLMDKEGNLSRIIEKIKETAAAGASLTVFPECALTGYCFASLEEALPYAESIPGPSTDRLQEICRELNHSVVVGMLEQAEQGVYNAAVLITPEGVLGSYRKIHLPYLGVDRFATPGDRDFAVYSHPEANIGLNICYDSAFPESSRIMTIEGADLIVLPTNWPTGANHVAEHAINTRSMENGIYYCAINRIGAERGFEFIGKSRITGTAGETIATSTGTDPEILYAIIDPALARNKRVDRVPDKHVIHRLADRRPELYGKITEPHGLQPPNRD
- a CDS encoding metal-dependent hydrolase; its protein translation is MAGYTEHISVSGLLGIGYGTAASLFMGFTPTQGILAGVLTWVGGMLPDLDSETGRPIKELFSLTAAVASFVAMRCMIHKGADPDNAILMAVVTYAAVRYGAAAILSKFAVHRGMFHSIPALIIAGETVFLAYFSDSFTVKFLMAGGISLGFLSHLVLDEVYSVERKGVSIRLKKSSGTAIKWFGKGLFGNAVAYAILLTMTYITLVDSGVLIPPQQTAPVEKIDAPVQQASPFRTTERL